The proteins below come from a single Zea mays cultivar B73 chromosome 8, Zm-B73-REFERENCE-NAM-5.0, whole genome shotgun sequence genomic window:
- the LOC100217046 gene encoding uncharacterized isoform X2: MASHDHHHSHSHDDHHHHSHGDGGGHAAGGSWVGEDGRVWHSHDGLAPHSHEPIYSPGDFTKRAPPLASRDFADRAFTVGIGGPVGTGKTALMLALCRFLRDKYSLAAVTNDIFTKEDGEFLIKHGALPEERIRAVETGGCPHAAIREDISINLGPLEELSNLYKADLLLCESGGDNLAANFSRELADYIIYIIDVSGGDKIPRKGGPGITQADLLVINKTDLAPAVGADLSVMERDALRMREGGPFVFAQVKHGVGVEGIVNHILQAWEIATGNKRR, translated from the exons ATGGCGTCTCATGATCATCACCACTCCCACTCCCACGACGACCACCACCACCATTCCCACGG GGACGGCGGTGGCCATGCGGCTGGGGGATCGTGGGTAGGGGAGGACGGACGCGTGTGGCACTCCCACGACGGCCTCGCGCCCCACTCCCACGAGCCCATCTACTCCCCCGGCGACTTCACCAAGCGCGCGCCGCCGCTCGCCTCGCGCGACTTCGCTGACCGCGCCTTCACCGTCGGCATTGGCGGCCCCGTAGGCACCGG GAAAACTGCCCTCATGCTAGCATTGTGCAGATTTCTACGCGACAAGTATAGTCTTGCAGCT GTCACAAATGATATATTCACAAAAGAAGATGGAGAATTCTTAATTAAACATGGAGCGCTCCCTGAAGAACGTATACGTGCAGTGGAAACTGGAGGCTGCCCTCATGCGGCTATTCGCGAAGACATCAGCATAAATCTTGGTCCTCTGGAGGAGCTATCGAACTTGTACAAAGCTGATTTGCTACTCTGTGAATCTGGAGGAG ATAACTTGGCAGCTAACTTCAGCAGAGAATTAGCAGACTACATAATCTACATTATCGATGTCTCTGGTGGGGACAAGATACCAAGAAAAGGTGGCCCTGGGATAACCCAGGCCGATCTGTTG GTAATAAACAAGACAGACCTAGCACCTGCTGTTGGAGCTGATCTGTCTGTAATGGAGCGAGACGCACTTCGCATGCGCGAAGGAGGGCCCTTTGTGTTTGCACAG GTGAAACATGGAGTGGGCGTGGAGGGGATCGTGAACCATATTCTGCAGGCGTGGGAGATCGCGACTGGTAATAAGCGGCGATAA
- the LOC100217046 gene encoding uncharacterized isoform X1 produces the protein MASHDHHHSHSHDDHHHHSHGDGGGHAAGGSWVGEDGRVWHSHDGLAPHSHEPIYSPGDFTKRAPPLASRDFADRAFTVGIGGPVGTGKTALMLALCRFLRDKYSLAAVTNDIFTKEDGEFLIKHGALPEERIRAVETGGCPHAAIREDISINLGPLEELSNLYKADLLLCESGGGIFFYLIQNKCRSFLLLCMLESTPERQPCRLPASSYLPDNLAANFSRELADYIIYIIDVSGGDKIPRKGGPGITQADLLVINKTDLAPAVGADLSVMERDALRMREGGPFVFAQVKHGVGVEGIVNHILQAWEIATGNKRR, from the exons ATGGCGTCTCATGATCATCACCACTCCCACTCCCACGACGACCACCACCACCATTCCCACGG GGACGGCGGTGGCCATGCGGCTGGGGGATCGTGGGTAGGGGAGGACGGACGCGTGTGGCACTCCCACGACGGCCTCGCGCCCCACTCCCACGAGCCCATCTACTCCCCCGGCGACTTCACCAAGCGCGCGCCGCCGCTCGCCTCGCGCGACTTCGCTGACCGCGCCTTCACCGTCGGCATTGGCGGCCCCGTAGGCACCGG GAAAACTGCCCTCATGCTAGCATTGTGCAGATTTCTACGCGACAAGTATAGTCTTGCAGCT GTCACAAATGATATATTCACAAAAGAAGATGGAGAATTCTTAATTAAACATGGAGCGCTCCCTGAAGAACGTATACGTGCAGTGGAAACTGGAGGCTGCCCTCATGCGGCTATTCGCGAAGACATCAGCATAAATCTTGGTCCTCTGGAGGAGCTATCGAACTTGTACAAAGCTGATTTGCTACTCTGTGAATCTGGAGGAGGTATATTTTTTTACTTGATCCAAAATAAATGTAGGTCATTTCTATTGTTATGCATGTTAGAATCTACGCCGgagagacaaccctgcaggttgcCGGCGAGCTCCTACCTCCCAG ATAACTTGGCAGCTAACTTCAGCAGAGAATTAGCAGACTACATAATCTACATTATCGATGTCTCTGGTGGGGACAAGATACCAAGAAAAGGTGGCCCTGGGATAACCCAGGCCGATCTGTTG GTAATAAACAAGACAGACCTAGCACCTGCTGTTGGAGCTGATCTGTCTGTAATGGAGCGAGACGCACTTCGCATGCGCGAAGGAGGGCCCTTTGTGTTTGCACAG GTGAAACATGGAGTGGGCGTGGAGGGGATCGTGAACCATATTCTGCAGGCGTGGGAGATCGCGACTGGTAATAAGCGGCGATAA
- the LOC100277777 gene encoding Probable 3-hydroxyisobutyrate dehydrogenase-like 3, mitochondrial — protein sequence MEEGRQLEAAAFGFPAPVQPGATRVGWIGIGVMGGAMAKRLLAAGYAVTAYARTPSRAESLVAAGASLADSPAAVAAASDVVFTMVGNPGDVRAVVLDPAAGALAGLRRGGVLVDCTSSSPSLAREVAAAAAAAGCHAVDAPVSGGDVGARDGTLAVFAGGDEAVVAWLAPLFASLGRATRMGAPGSGQSSKIANQVAVAGAVVGLGEAVSFARAAGLDAPLFLGAVSRGAAWSRVMDVFGGRLLRREFASGGSVRYIVKDLGMALEVGDGGEEEVNVLPGAALYRQMFSAMVANGDGDLSLQGLITVIERLNGIAK from the coding sequence ATGGAGGAGGGGCGGCAACTGGAAGCGGCGGCGTTCGGTTTTCCGGCGCCGGTGCAGCCGGGGGCCACGCGCGTGGGGTGGATCGGCATCGGCGTCATGGGCGGCGCCATGGCCAAGCGCCTCCTCGCGGCAGGGTACGCGGTCACCGCGTACGCTCGCACGCCGTCCAGGGCGGAGAGCCTCGTCGCGGCGGGCGCGAGCCTCGCGGACTCGCCGGCCGCCGTGGCCGCCGCGTCCGACGTGGTGTTCACCATGGTCGGGAACCCCGGCGACGTCCGCGCGGTGGTCCTGGACCCGGCCGCCGGGGCCCTCGCGGGCCTCCGCCGCGGCGGCGTGCTGGTGGACTGCACGAGCTCCTCCCCGTCCCTCGCGCGCGAGGTcgccgcggccgcggccgcggcggGCTGCCACGCCGTCGACGCGCCGGTCTCCGGAGGCGACGTGGGCGCGCGGGACGGCACGCTGGCCGTCTTCGCCGGCGGCGACGAGGCCGTCGTCGCCTGGCTCGCGCCGCTCTTCGCCAGCCTCGGCAGGGCGACCCGCATGGGCGCGCCGGGCAGCGGCCAGAGCAGCAAGATCGCCAACCAGGTCGCGGTGGCCGGCGCGGTGGTGGGCCTCGGCGAGGCCGTGTCCTTCGCCCGCGCGGCGGGGCTCGACGCGCCGCTGTTCCTCGGCGCGGTGTCCAGGGGCGCGGCCTGGTCGCGCGTCATGGACGTCTTCGGCGGCCGCTTGCTCCGCCGCGAGTTCGCGTCCGGGGGCAGCGTGCGGTACATCGTCAAGGACCTCGGCATGGCGCTGGAGGTCGGAGACGGCGGGGAGGAGGAGGTCAACGTGCTGCCTGGAGCGGCGCTGTACCGGCAGATGTTCTCGGCCATGGTGGCCAATGGCGACGGGGACCTGAGCTTGCAGGGACTGATCACCGTTATCGAGCGCCTGAACGGCATTGCAAAGTAG
- the LOC100217046 gene encoding uncharacterized LOC100217046 — protein MLALCRFLRDKYSLAAVTNDIFTKEDGEFLIKHGALPEERIRAVETGGCPHAAIREDISINLGPLEELSNLYKADLLLCESGGGIFFYLIQNKCRSFLLLCMLESTPERQPCRLPASSYLPDNLAANFSRELADYIIYIIDVSGGDKIPRKGGPGITQADLLVINKTDLAPAVGADLSVMERDALRMREGGPFVFAQVKHGVGVEGIVNHILQAWEIATGNKRR, from the exons ATGCTAGCATTGTGCAGATTTCTACGCGACAAGTATAGTCTTGCAGCT GTCACAAATGATATATTCACAAAAGAAGATGGAGAATTCTTAATTAAACATGGAGCGCTCCCTGAAGAACGTATACGTGCAGTGGAAACTGGAGGCTGCCCTCATGCGGCTATTCGCGAAGACATCAGCATAAATCTTGGTCCTCTGGAGGAGCTATCGAACTTGTACAAAGCTGATTTGCTACTCTGTGAATCTGGAGGAGGTATATTTTTTTACTTGATCCAAAATAAATGTAGGTCATTTCTATTGTTATGCATGTTAGAATCTACGCCGgagagacaaccctgcaggttgcCGGCGAGCTCCTACCTCCCAG ATAACTTGGCAGCTAACTTCAGCAGAGAATTAGCAGACTACATAATCTACATTATCGATGTCTCTGGTGGGGACAAGATACCAAGAAAAGGTGGCCCTGGGATAACCCAGGCCGATCTGTTG GTAATAAACAAGACAGACCTAGCACCTGCTGTTGGAGCTGATCTGTCTGTAATGGAGCGAGACGCACTTCGCATGCGCGAAGGAGGGCCCTTTGTGTTTGCACAG GTGAAACATGGAGTGGGCGTGGAGGGGATCGTGAACCATATTCTGCAGGCGTGGGAGATCGCGACTGGTAATAAGCGGCGATAA